The Erythrobacter sp. JK5 genome includes a region encoding these proteins:
- a CDS encoding threonine/serine dehydratase — MIRAPAREGVIEAAEKIAAILPPTPLLPVEIDGVQCWAKAENLQPIGAFKIRGAWHRLTALSEDERSRGVVAVSSGNHAQGVAWAARRLGIRAAIVMPRDAPQVKLDNTRALGAEIVLYDRPGEDRDAIAAELIRERGGTLVHAFGDPWVIEGQGSAGIEIAAQLGKQPSRIVACCGGGGLAAGLALACPDSAIHVVEPFGWDMVGQALAAGKIVPVAPDAPATICDALQPTATKQLNLDLLSGRAEPGVTVTDAEVRDAQRWAFAHLRLVLEPGGAAALAAALAGKVPLDRGTAIMLTGGNADPKAFARTLSADA; from the coding sequence ATGATCCGAGCACCTGCGCGCGAAGGCGTGATCGAAGCCGCCGAGAAGATCGCAGCGATCCTGCCGCCGACACCCTTGCTGCCGGTCGAGATCGATGGGGTGCAATGCTGGGCAAAGGCCGAAAATCTTCAGCCGATCGGCGCGTTCAAGATCAGGGGTGCGTGGCACCGCCTGACCGCGCTTTCGGAGGATGAACGCTCGCGCGGGGTCGTTGCGGTGTCGTCCGGCAACCACGCACAGGGCGTCGCGTGGGCGGCCAGGCGGCTGGGCATCCGCGCCGCGATCGTGATGCCGCGCGACGCGCCGCAGGTGAAGCTCGACAATACCCGCGCTCTGGGTGCCGAGATCGTGCTCTACGATCGCCCCGGCGAGGATCGCGACGCGATTGCCGCAGAGCTGATCCGCGAGCGCGGCGGCACGCTGGTCCACGCCTTCGGCGATCCGTGGGTGATCGAGGGACAGGGCAGCGCCGGGATCGAGATTGCCGCGCAACTGGGTAAGCAGCCCAGCCGCATCGTCGCCTGCTGCGGCGGTGGCGGACTGGCAGCGGGCCTCGCGCTCGCCTGCCCCGACAGCGCGATCCACGTGGTCGAGCCGTTCGGATGGGACATGGTCGGCCAGGCGTTGGCGGCGGGCAAGATCGTGCCCGTAGCGCCGGACGCGCCCGCGACGATCTGCGACGCGCTCCAGCCCACAGCGACGAAGCAGCTCAACCTCGATCTGCTTTCCGGCCGCGCCGAACCGGGCGTGACCGTAACCGACGCCGAAGTACGCGATGCGCAGCGCTGGGCCTTCGCCCATTTGCGATTGGTGCTCGAACCAGGGGGCGCTGCGGCGCTTGCCGCTGCGCTGGCAGGCAAGGTGCCGCTCGATCGCGGGACCGCGATCATGCTGACCGGCGGCAATGCCGATCCCAAGGCTTTTGCGCGGACGCTCTCCGCAGACGCGTGA
- a CDS encoding MAPEG family protein, with product MQAQMLAPAAVLVMWTLIVLLWIIPARFGAIAKVEDKSALPSKQGVRGSDLEGVIPDKANWPAHNHTHLHEQPTLFYAVVIILAIIGPGPIDILLAWSYTGIRIVHSLWQILVNKVPVRFVLFLLSSIVLIALAIRAVMATAFADPGVVG from the coding sequence ATGCAAGCGCAAATGCTCGCACCGGCCGCCGTGCTGGTGATGTGGACGCTGATCGTGCTGCTGTGGATCATCCCAGCACGGTTCGGCGCAATCGCCAAGGTCGAAGACAAGTCGGCCCTGCCCAGCAAACAGGGCGTTCGCGGCAGCGACCTTGAAGGCGTGATTCCCGACAAAGCCAACTGGCCCGCGCACAATCACACGCATCTGCACGAACAGCCTACGCTGTTTTACGCGGTGGTGATCATCCTCGCGATCATCGGCCCCGGGCCGATCGATATCCTGCTCGCATGGAGCTATACCGGCATCCGCATCGTGCATTCGCTGTGGCAGATCCTGGTGAACAAGGTGCCGGTGCGCTTCGTCCTGTTCCTGCTCAGTTCGATCGTGCTGATCGCGCTCGCCATACGCGCGGTAATGGCCACCGCCTTTGCAGATCCGGGAGTTGTCGGATGA
- a CDS encoding MAPEG family protein gives MTIIDSQIFQPVVALMAWTMIMWAWMYATRIPAMSKAPDIPQPSKLVGTTGSELRTKLPDRVNWKADNYNHLHEQPTLFYAVALLLGIIGHGEGQHALLAWIYVGLRVAHSLIQVTANVVMVRFVLFALSSVVLIAMIFHAGSVVFGYIE, from the coding sequence ATGACCATTATCGATTCGCAGATTTTCCAGCCGGTGGTCGCGCTGATGGCGTGGACCATGATCATGTGGGCGTGGATGTACGCCACGCGCATTCCCGCAATGTCGAAAGCGCCGGACATTCCGCAACCGTCCAAGCTTGTGGGAACCACCGGGTCCGAACTGCGCACCAAGCTGCCGGACAGGGTCAACTGGAAAGCCGACAACTACAATCACCTGCACGAACAGCCGACACTGTTCTATGCGGTCGCGCTGCTGCTGGGGATCATCGGGCACGGCGAAGGCCAGCACGCGTTGCTGGCGTGGATCTATGTGGGCCTGCGGGTCGCGCATTCGCTGATTCAGGTCACCGCGAACGTGGTGATGGTGCGGTTCGTGCTGTTCGCGCTGTCGAGTGTGGTGCTGATCGCGATGATCTTCCACGCGGGATCGGTGGTGTTCGGCTACATCGAATAG
- the trxB gene encoding thioredoxin-disulfide reductase — translation MATHRTKMLIIGSGPAGYSAAIYAARAMLEPIVVQGLQPGGQLTITTDVENYPGFRDVVQGPWLMEEMKAQAEHVGTRMMYDIIVSVDLQNGSPFRAVGDSGDEYIADTIVIATGAQAKWLGAPGEQELGGKGVSACATCDGFFYRGKKVAVIGGGNTAVEEALYLTNHSDDVTLIHRRDELRAEKILQDRLFKNPKISTLWNKTVESFEAGEDGALSHLVLKDTQTGETSTIDVDGAFVAIGHAPATELFKGKLAMDESGYLDVEPGTPKTAIPGVFAAGDVTDHVYRQAVTAAGMGCMAALDGERYLAARADAPGEQVTEAAE, via the coding sequence ATGGCAACCCACCGCACCAAGATGCTCATCATCGGCTCCGGCCCGGCCGGCTACAGCGCCGCGATCTATGCCGCGCGCGCGATGCTCGAGCCGATCGTGGTTCAGGGGCTTCAGCCCGGCGGGCAGCTGACGATCACCACCGATGTCGAAAACTACCCGGGTTTTCGCGACGTGGTGCAGGGCCCGTGGCTGATGGAGGAGATGAAGGCGCAGGCCGAGCATGTCGGCACGCGAATGATGTACGACATCATCGTTTCCGTCGATCTCCAGAACGGATCGCCCTTCCGCGCAGTGGGCGACAGCGGCGATGAATACATCGCCGACACGATCGTGATCGCCACCGGCGCTCAGGCCAAGTGGCTTGGCGCTCCGGGCGAACAGGAACTGGGCGGCAAGGGCGTATCGGCCTGCGCGACCTGCGACGGGTTCTTCTATCGCGGCAAGAAGGTCGCGGTGATCGGCGGCGGGAACACCGCAGTCGAGGAAGCGCTGTACCTCACCAACCACTCGGACGACGTGACGCTGATCCACCGCCGCGACGAGTTGCGCGCGGAGAAGATCCTGCAGGACCGGCTGTTCAAGAACCCGAAGATCTCGACGCTCTGGAACAAGACGGTGGAGAGCTTCGAGGCCGGCGAGGACGGTGCGCTGTCGCATCTGGTGCTCAAGGATACGCAGACCGGCGAGACCTCCACGATCGATGTCGACGGGGCCTTCGTCGCGATCGGCCACGCGCCGGCGACCGAGCTGTTCAAAGGCAAGCTGGCGATGGACGAGAGCGGGTATCTCGATGTCGAGCCGGGCACGCCCAAGACCGCGATCCCCGGGGTCTTCGCGGCCGGCGACGTGACCGACCACGTCTATCGTCAGGCAGTGACGGCGGCGGGCATGGGTTGCATGGCCGCACTCGATGGCGAGCGATATCTCGCGGCGCGCGCGGATGCGCCCGGGGAGCAGGTGACCGAGGCGGCGGAGTGA
- a CDS encoding tyrosine-protein phosphatase, with protein MIRDHETTPFRPTEGIHNLRDYGGYAVDGGGRVKTGQLFRSGHHAEATEADLKTVAELGLAHVIDLRGDSERARHSCRRPAGFSATVLYFEGETAGLAPHLEATEGSVDAQGAHRAMIELYAALPDRRGLNAILKRYFAALSQGEGASLVHCAAGKDRTGIAVDLLHHVLGVHPDDAMEDYLLTNHSPRNEERIAHGRALMGGKYGAKDDATIRVLMGVDAAFLEAARRSLNERFGSIDTYLEQVLKVDQRMRDALKAELVEQ; from the coding sequence ATGATTCGAGACCACGAAACCACCCCGTTCCGCCCCACCGAGGGCATTCACAATCTGCGCGATTACGGCGGCTACGCGGTCGATGGCGGCGGGCGGGTGAAGACCGGCCAGCTGTTCCGGTCCGGCCACCACGCGGAGGCGACCGAAGCGGACCTGAAGACCGTAGCCGAGCTCGGTCTCGCGCATGTCATCGATTTGCGCGGCGACAGCGAGCGGGCCCGTCATTCGTGCCGCAGACCCGCAGGGTTTTCCGCCACCGTATTGTATTTCGAAGGCGAAACCGCCGGGCTGGCCCCGCATCTCGAGGCGACCGAGGGCAGCGTCGATGCGCAAGGCGCACACCGGGCGATGATCGAACTGTATGCCGCCTTGCCCGACCGGCGCGGGCTGAACGCAATTCTCAAGCGCTATTTTGCAGCACTCTCGCAGGGCGAGGGCGCGAGCCTTGTGCATTGTGCGGCGGGCAAGGATCGTACCGGCATCGCGGTCGATCTGCTGCACCACGTCCTCGGTGTGCATCCCGACGATGCAATGGAGGATTACCTGCTCACCAACCACTCGCCGCGCAACGAGGAGCGGATCGCTCACGGGCGCGCGCTGATGGGCGGCAAGTATGGCGCAAAGGACGACGCCACCATCCGGGTGCTGATGGGGGTGGATGCCGCGTTCCTCGAGGCTGCGCGGCGATCGCTCAACGAGCGGTTCGGATCGATCGATACCTACCTCGAACAGGTGCTGAAGGTGGATCAAAGGATGCGTGATGCCCTCAAAGCCGAGCTTGTGGAACAGTAA
- a CDS encoding PleD family two-component system response regulator — protein sequence MARILIADDDELIAELASEVLIDAGHACGWVTSSEAAWNVLHRGRRPDVVLLDQDMPGMSGVTLLRRLRGSPVFYDLPIIMFTAMRGDEDEAQAIYAGAQDFIRKPFEPQRLTHRVERVLEKRGRTPRHQDLKAWLAERNGMAGSGDIHERRMV from the coding sequence ATGGCCCGAATCCTGATTGCCGACGACGACGAGTTGATCGCCGAACTGGCATCCGAAGTGCTGATCGACGCCGGGCACGCGTGCGGCTGGGTGACCAGCAGCGAAGCGGCGTGGAACGTGCTGCACAGGGGCCGTCGTCCCGATGTCGTGCTGCTGGATCAGGACATGCCCGGCATGTCCGGCGTGACCCTGCTGCGCCGGTTACGCGGTTCGCCGGTGTTCTACGACCTCCCGATCATCATGTTCACCGCGATGCGGGGGGATGAAGACGAGGCGCAGGCGATCTATGCGGGGGCGCAGGATTTCATCCGCAAGCCGTTCGAACCGCAGCGCCTCACCCACCGGGTAGAGCGCGTGCTCGAAAAGCGTGGCCGAACGCCTCGGCACCAGGATCTCAAAGCATGGCTTGCCGAACGCAACGGCATGGCCGGCAGCGGCGACATCCACGAGCGGCGGATGGTCTGA